The DNA segment GACGCGTTCCCTGGTTTTCTTCCTCGTTCCCCATTTTACCATGCTGCCGTTTTCCGCTGCGGTCGAGACGCTGCGGATTGCAAACCGCATGCTCGGTTACCCCGCCTATACGTGGCGACTGGCCTCGACAGATGGCCAGAAGGTTTATTCCTCCAGCGGCATCGGCCTCGAGGTCAATTCGTCGCTTGCCGACGAGCGCCGCAATCTCGGCGGTGAAAACCGGCCCAACATGGTGCTCGTCTGTTCGGGCATTTATGTCGAGGAGTTCCACAATAAGTCGGTCAATGCCTGGCTGCGTGAGACGTATAATCGCGGCGTTGCCGTCGGCAGCCTCTGTACGGGCGCGCATGTACTGGCCCAGGCCGGCCTCCTGAACGGCAAGCGCTGCGCCATTCACTGGGAAAATCTCCCCGGCTTTGCCGAAAGCTTCCCCCAGGCGGAAGTCTATGCCGACCTCTATGAGGTCGACAGCAATCTCTATACCTGCGCCGGCGGTACCGCTTCGCTCGACATGATGCTCAACCTGATCGGCCAGGATTTCGGCGAAAACCTTGTCAACCGCGTCTGTGAGCAGCAGCTTACCGACCGTGTCCGCAGCCCGCACGACCGCCAGCGTCTGCCGCTGCGCGCGCGCCTCGGTGTTCAGAATGCCAAGGTGCTGTCGATCATCGAGCTGATGGAAAGCAATCTCGCCGAGCCCCTGTCTCTGCTGGAGATCGCCGACGATGCCGGCCTTTCGCGCCGTCAGATCGAACGCCTCTTCCGCCAGGAAATGGGCCGCTCGCCCGCGCGCTACTATCTGGAAATCCGGCTCGACCGTGCACGTCACCTGCTGGTGCAGTCCTCTATGCCGGTCGTGGAAGTGGCGGTCGCCTGCGGTTTCGTTTCCGCCTCGCACTTCTCCAAGTGTTATCGCGAACTCTACAACCGCTCGCCACAGCAGGAGCGCGCCGAGCGCAAGCTCACCATGTCGAGCAACCGCACCGGCGTCGTCGTCTGAGCTTGGCCGACGGAGGCGGCTATTCCGCCGCTTCCTCTGTCATCTTGGCGTCGGAATAGACCTGATTGCGGCCCTTGTGCTTGGCCATATAGAGAAACTGGTCCGCGGCGTTGAGATAGTTCTCGAACGCCTCATGGCCCGCAATCTCGGCCACTCCGATCGACACGGTCACCGACAATTCCTCGTCGTCCGCATTCACCTTCAAATTGGAGAGATTGACGCGCACCTCGTCGCAAAGAGCCGTTGCAGCGCGTGAATCCATCTCGGTGAACAGGATAGCGAATTCCTCGCCGCCGAGACGCGATAGCAGGTTCTCGCTGCCTTCGAACAGGGAATGAAGCCGGCCCGCGACGGCCTTCAACACCTGGTCGCCGATCTCATGGCCATAGGTGTCGTTCAGATGCTTGAAATGATCGATGTCGAGGATCGCGACCGAGGTCGGCCGATGATGGCGCAGGCACTCGTTGACGATCCGCGGGCCGTGATCGTAGAAATAGCGTCTGTTATAGAGCCCAGTCAGATAGTCGCTTGCTGCGGCGGCGCGCAATTGCTTGAGCTGCATCAGCGTTTCGACATTGTGGGCGATGCGGCATTGCAGCTCCTCGGCCACAAACGGACGATAGATGAAATCGCTGGCGCCGGCCTTCAGGAACATCGCCGACAACAGACGGTCGTTCGAAGAGGAGATGCCGACGACCCGCATCCGATCCGAACCGTAGCGGTGGCGAATACGCCGGGTCAGCTCGTAACCGTCCATATCTGGCATGTGATGGT comes from the Rhizobium sp. NXC24 genome and includes:
- a CDS encoding GlxA family transcriptional regulator — its product is MSKTPIKTRSLVFFLVPHFTMLPFSAAVETLRIANRMLGYPAYTWRLASTDGQKVYSSSGIGLEVNSSLADERRNLGGENRPNMVLVCSGIYVEEFHNKSVNAWLRETYNRGVAVGSLCTGAHVLAQAGLLNGKRCAIHWENLPGFAESFPQAEVYADLYEVDSNLYTCAGGTASLDMMLNLIGQDFGENLVNRVCEQQLTDRVRSPHDRQRLPLRARLGVQNAKVLSIIELMESNLAEPLSLLEIADDAGLSRRQIERLFRQEMGRSPARYYLEIRLDRARHLLVQSSMPVVEVAVACGFVSASHFSKCYRELYNRSPQQERAERKLTMSSNRTGVVV
- a CDS encoding diguanylate cyclase translates to MVFRVDFLSDGRGHRRGSQKILLVEDSRMFSSVLSHRFQTELGLSVTHCGSLKALNEALAEGHGFTMAVVDLNLPDAPHGEALDVAIAHHIPTVVFTASFDMDMRNRIMERSIVDYVLKNNEFALDNLVSTVRRAISNRGTRVLVVDDVPSARRVLVELLEAQQFKVAEAGTGVEALAMLDDYGDIEVVVTDHHMPDMDGYELTRRIRHRYGSDRMRVVGISSSNDRLLSAMFLKAGASDFIYRPFVAEELQCRIAHNVETLMQLKQLRAAAASDYLTGLYNRRYFYDHGPRIVNECLRHHRPTSVAILDIDHFKHLNDTYGHEIGDQVLKAVAGRLHSLFEGSENLLSRLGGEEFAILFTEMDSRAATALCDEVRVNLSNLKVNADDEELSVTVSIGVAEIAGHEAFENYLNAADQFLYMAKHKGRNQVYSDAKMTEEAAE